A stretch of the Alnus glutinosa chromosome 6, dhAlnGlut1.1, whole genome shotgun sequence genome encodes the following:
- the LOC133871195 gene encoding zinc finger protein ZAT10-like, with amino-acid sequence MALEALSSPISAAPLLHNDSAEDHYVELWAKSKRSKRPRLDNPPTEEEYLALCLLMLGGQGSGGATTTTNTKNQPCPTMPSQTLPYKCTLCHKAFPSYQALGGHKASHRKPVGLEDQCSTTTTTTTTAITTNSSNALNPNGKTHKCAICHKTFQSGQALGGHKRCHYDGVITVSHSHRDFDLNFPALPEF; translated from the coding sequence ATGGCTTTGGAAGCTCTAAGTTCTCCGATCTCAGCTGCCCCTTTATTGCACAATGACAGTGCAGAAGACCACTATGTTGAGCTGTGGGCAAAGAGTAAGCGGTCTAAGCGTCCCCGTCTCGACAATCCTCCGACTGAAGAAGAGTACCTGGCTCTCTGTCTCCTCATGCTAGGAGGTCAAGGTAGTGGTGGTGCCACCACAACCACAAACACCAAAAACCAACCATGTCCCACCATGCCATCACAAACTCTCCCTTACAAGTGCACCCTCTGTCACAAAGCCTTTCCGTCTTACCAAGCCCTAGGTGGACACAAGGCCAGTCACCGGAAGCCCGTTGGACTGGAAGACCAAtgctccaccaccaccaccaccaccaccaccgctATCACTACCAATTCTTCTAACGCCTTAAACCCTAACGGTAAGACCCACAAATGTGCAATATGTCACAAGACTTTTCAGTCCGGGCAGGCCTTGGGTGGACACAAGCGTTGTCACTATGATGGTGTCATCACTGTGAGCCATAGTCATCGTGACTTTGACTTGAATTTTCCGGCCTTGCCGGAGTTCTAG
- the LOC133871196 gene encoding large ribosomal subunit protein P3: MGVFTFVCRNSGDEWTGKSLSGDLEASAGSTFELQRKLVHTALSADSSGGVQSSFSFVTPTSGVFQVIIGGASGGAFIGGGGAAAAAPGGGAAPAAEAEKKEEKKEEKDEESDEGDMGFSLFD, translated from the exons ATGGGAGTGTTCACGTTCGTGTGCAGGAACTCCGGCGACGAGTGGACGGGCAAATCGTTGTCGGGGGACCTGGAGGCGTCGGCAGGGTCCACCTTTGAGCTCCAGAGGAAGCTCGTCCACACCGCTCTCTCCGCCGACTCCTCCGGTGGAGTCCAGTCCTCCTTCTCCTTCGTCACCCCCACCTCCGGAGTCTTCCag GTGATTATTGGCGGTGCCAGCGGTGGTGCTTTCATTGGAGGAGGTGGAGCAGCTGCGGCAGCTCCTGGAGGAGGTGCGGCACCAGCTGCTgaagcagaaaagaaagaagagaagaaggaagagaaggATGAAGAGAGTGATGAGGGAGACATGGGATTCTCACTCTTTGATTAG